TATCCTGCGCTGCCTTCATGTAAAGAAAGTAAGAATATCAAAGCATTCAAATAGCAATTATGCTTCCTCAGTCAGTGATAAAAGATGGTTTACTAAATGTGGACATGTGCTTTTCACTTTATAAATTCAACATCAGAAGGGACATCTCCCAAATTCTCTCCTACTTTTATCCTGTTGAATAGCATTAACAAAGTATGTGTGACTGTTGAATGGTTAAAAGAATATTTGACATCCTGGCAGAATGCACTTTGAGGAATGTGTGTTGTTTATAAAGGGCCAGTTCTTCTTTCAGTTTCCCTCTTGTAAGTTCTCATCTTTAATTAGCTAGaacaagtttgtttgtttacatttatatttcatcTTCCCTCATGGAACACAATGTTTATTTTTACAATTTTTGTGGGGACTTTTTGTTGCAGTTGATCCAGGTTTATGCGGTGCCCCATTAATTCCAAGTGGGACTGTGCGTCCATTGCGACATCAGTATAGGATTGGAACAAGTGTTGTTGTAACCTGTAATAAGCAGTATTCTTTTCCTGATGAAACCATGGAGATGAATGTAGCATGCCAAGGCTACAATTCCTGGTATCCTCCTGTGCAAGCATGTTTCTGTAGGTATAAATATAGCTTTGGGGTATTCAGTGATTTCTGTGTTTATTTACCACAAAATTAATACCTCATCATAGGGCTACTACTTTAATACCTCCCTATGTTTGTGGTCACATATAATGCAAGAGGAGCTACACTGATTAATTGCTAGCTGGATTCAAAAGGCATTGCTTTGCCTTACGTTCAAAGGATAGTCTAGGGGAAACGTAGAACTAATCAGAacaattgtttaaagtggtatggtgtcTGCCTACTGTCAAGGAAATGTATTGCATGGGATTAAAGCAGAGAGTTGCATCCTTTCCTTTTGAATTAACTAATCTGGAAGTATATGCAGCACAACATTGCTCAAAAACAGTCAGTTGGGATTGTTATTTTGCTCATTATTGTATGTACTACAATTCCAGAAACTGAAAGAATGGGAGAGACATCAAATTGGATCAGTATATAAAAAGAAATAGAACTCAATGAACTTTGTTACTGACAACTTGATGGTAGAGGAAGGATGATGGCTAATTTTGAGCCATAAAACCTTACATTGCTCAGAACCTCAATACCTTAGGGGCTTTCGTCACCTCATATGAACTTTCATGGACTCTGTAGTTATAATCAGAGACCGCCTCAGTGTACCCACCTCTGGGGGAGGTGTGggaggtggcaacacaagaatgggcattTTAAGTGGTCACTCCTCCTTTGTGGAATTGTGGCACTAATCTTTATCCAGGCTGTTAGTTAAATGGAATCATGCTGCAGGGATCAAGACCATATTTGGCCTGATTGTAATTTTTAGTTGGCTGTGGTAGGTTTtatcatttttacaatattttttatCACTTTTTAGATCAAATCTGGCTTTTTGTATTTTCTTGCTGTACTTGTTTTTAAATGTGAATCTTGAATCTGCTTTGAGACATTGTGGAAAGTgccaaataatatatatatatatatatatatatatatatatatatatatatatatatgtgtgtgtgtgtgtgtgtgtgtgtgtgtgattgtgtgtgtgtgtgtatatatatacacaaaccaAGAATTATGAATTTACAACactatacaggtgaaactcgaaaaattagaatatcgtggaaaagttcatttatttcagtaattcagcttaataggtgaaactcgaaaaattagaatatcgtggaaaagttcatttatttcagtaattcagcttaaaaggtgaaactaatatatgagatagaatCATGACATGCAAAGAGAAATATGTAAAGCCTTTATTTGCTATAATTGTGAtcattatggcgtacagctgatgtaaaccccaaattaacaatctcagaaaattagaatattaaatgaaatcagcaaaacaaggattgcaaatagagcaatattggaccacTGAGAAGTAGAAGCGTGCATATCTctctttgcatgtcatgagtctatctcatatattagtttcaccttttaagttgaattgctgaaataaacgaacttttccacgatattctaatttttttagTTTCACCTGTACATTGCAATGTTTTCTTAATGTTTTGGTGACAAacacttttcatgttgcaaattaAATTGTGCCTTTTTTACGAAGTCAGACTATAGGGCTATTTAAGTCAGTATTACCCATACTGAcatgcagcagctctccagtattttgggcagggggcattcccagccctagaTAGCATAGATTAAACATGGGGTCTTTTGCATACAAAGTAAGtgtgctaccactgagctacagcccttccaacCACAACAACACTTTGTTAAGCTAAAATATGAAATATTTGGAAAATAATGTGTGCTTTagtgttgctttgttttgtttataatagTTTGTGTTTTCAGTTAGAACTTCACCAGACATTTATTACCTGTCTATCCGTAATGCAAGAATAATCCGGGGGAAGAAAACCAGCTATGAGCCTGGAGATACAGTTACTATTCGATGTTCTGCTGGCTATACATTAGCAGGGCCATCTGAGATTCGCTACATTGGTGGGAAGCAATGGTCACCTAAACTTCCATCTTGTTACCTGAGTACGTATGAAGTTGTAGATATATAGCAACACTTACCTGACACTGCTGTCACTTTTCAGGTGTCACTCTTGCTTTTCCTCATACAGGAAATTTTATTTCTATTACTAGCTTGAGTTTGATGCATATAGGCAGTTCACCTGGCAGTAGCCACAGGGAGCACCCTCTGTAATAATTAAGAGTCCCTGTGAGTGAGCTAGGAAAGAGGATAGGTGGCTAGGGAACTGGTTCTTGACACCAGTGGATAATCTAAATCAGGAATAGGGCTTCCACGTGTTACTGGACTACTACAACTCGTAACAAATCCTAACAAACTTTGAAGGtccataggttccccattcctgatctgAAGTAAAGTAAATTTCCATTCTACCAACTCTTTAAGAAGTGTAATATTTAAAACCAATTAGAAGCAAATAGTATTCTCCTACCTTTCATTTTATAAGCCACATTGAAAAAGAAACTAGACTATTATAAACAGAAACGAATGGCCAGATGGGGAAGGAACTACTACATTCATGAGCATACACTGTCATAAACCTagtttgtgtttcattttgtaGATAAAATTGCTATTGTACTTGGATGTCAGAGTTTGAAAAAAAGGATGGATGGATTTGCAATGATATCTAGTCATGTATTCCAACCTTAAGATGTAGAGAAGCTTCTTGGAGGCTTGAGACTTACCACCTGTTCACTGGATCCTGGGTTCTTTTTGGATATTAAGGACTGAGGTGACCATGTAGATCTTTGGAGCAATGAATTGGACCAAGGTGGAGAGCCTTTAGCTTGCTGGCCAAACTTGGTCCACCAGGGTTCCAAATTGGGTCTGCAGCAgcattacctcccccccccccggcaataaGAAAATATGCCCACCCatctcacactttacattgtatGTGATGTCAGTTTTGAGGCAGGTACTTAAAGTCAGTTCTGAGTTGTTCCTTTACTTGAGTAAGATGTGGTCTCACCACCCACCTTGCTCAAGGAGGAGGAAGTGTTATTTCAGCAAGCATCAAACAGAGACTAAGACatatatagcagcagcagcagcaagcccaTTGCTAGCCCTGTCTCACTGGAAGGTGCCTTTTCAATTAAAGGCCCCATGCCTGTTCCATCAGTCTTCTACTTCAGGGGAGACCCTGGTCTCAACTGGGGCCTCTGTGATGGAGTCCTTAGAGTCTGAAGATGGCAACACTGTATCCTCAAATTGGAGCGGCACTGGCACAACAGACGTATCTGATGGAAGTGCTTCTAGGATTGGTCCCGCAGGTCTTTCCCCTTCTGCTTCAGAGTTCTTGCCCTCATCCATTGAAGACAAGGAATCCAGCTCCAGCGTTGTGACATAGTTTTGCCTGGTGTACTAGTTACTTACCTTCCTGGAAAAGATAGCTCTGGCCATGGTGACACATACCTTGATCACTTACAGgtgtagggctgcccttgaaaagtTTTCGGAAACTGCAGCTGCTGCAAAACATAGTTGGCAGGCATGTGCTTTTAGACCATAGTATGCTGGTTTTACATCAGTTGCAATGATTTCAGATTTGTTTCCATACTCAACTTATGGTGCTGGTTTTACCTTTATAGCTCTAAAGTGTTTTGAGACTAAAATATCTGAAAGACAGCCTCCTCCAATACAAACCTGAATATAGTTTGCATCTTTGGAGTCCTCTTGCCCCACCACTTAGAGTTTCTCTGTGGCAACACCCCATCTCTGAAATTCCCTCCTGAAATATGAGTGGCATCCCTGATAGACTTCAAGTGTGAATTAAACACATTTAATTCTCCTGGCCTTCAGTGGTAACTAATTAAGATAGTTGTAGTCTCCTGGTTCTGCTTTTATCCTTTGCTGTTAATACTATTGAAATGTTCTTATAGTGATTGTACATAGTTTTGacttacagaaatatttttaCAATGCTTTAAAAGGTGGAATAGATACCTTTGAAACCATGTAATTGGTGCCACTTGGTGCTTTCCTCGTGGGGCTAATAACTGAGCTAGTAATTTTCATCAGGACAGTACCAGAGGGGGAAAGGGTTACACCCCACACAAGTGGACAAAAAATACCCCATGCCTCCTTTTTAAGAACAATACCCAATAACGTGACACATTTAGCATCACATCTACTCTGGCCCTGAAATACGTCCACCAGCTGTAGTGTGAAATTAATAGTCATTGGCAGTGCTTCAGCTAAAATTTATTTCTGATGTGACTGCCAGTACGAATGAGCATTTCTTTTAATTAGTATTAAAGTTTTGTGAGAAGCTCACTTATCAGAATCATTTCCCCTCTCTTCTAGGTTTTGTCTTCGTACTGCTTATAGCTGGTATGTAATTTATTGAAACTGAATAAGAAATACCTGAAAATGCATTTTCAAATTTCTTAAGCAAGGACCAGAGTTTTGCAGAGTCTGCACACTTTTACAATAGGAAAGCTGAGCACTATTCAACAGATGTTAAGCATTTTTAACTTTCACATTTCAACTACTGTTTACTTTGTCTAGAGGAACAAATGCAAACAGGCACTGGCATTTTTTTCCTGATGAGGAAAAGAGCAAATGGTTGCTAAGGCAGCAATATGGGGTGTAGTAGAAATGAACTTGAGGTGAAGGTGTGATGGAGGTTCCATCATTCCAATAAAGTTCTGTCAATTCAGCATAAGATCCAAACCATGGCCATTAGAATAACGCAATAAAACCATAACCTCTTACTTAAAAAATGGTCTGCATCAGAAATGTTTTCAAAGCCTGCATCTCCCATGGTAGAGAGTTTTGTATCCTTGGGCCCACTGTCATAAAATCTCTGTGTTCTGCCCACCAACCTACCTGACTCCGCTGGTGAGCATTCCAATAGGGCTTCTGTAACTGTCAATAGATGTTCAAGGTGGAGAAAGCTTGTGGCTCAGTGGGAAAGATCTTCATTTCCTCCCACTCCGTGGGCTAACTTTGACAGGTGGCTGCTTCCAATTACCTGTCAAAGTTGACCTGCAGGCTGGTGGGGAGGGGATGAGTATGCATTACTAGTATTTTCCCCACAGGGAAAGAACTTGCAAAATAGTGCCCAGTAGGACTGAATCCTACCTCTGCAACAAACAGTTGATTAAcaagtgggtgtggtttgggggaaatggcctcacaaACCAAATCAGACCTGATAGACCAAGATTGGTCCACATGCTGGAGGTTTCCCATGCCTGCATAGGCAGTTCATAAGTGACTTGACCACAAAACATTTAgtgttttaaaagtcaaaacccaCACTTTATTTGGGCTCAGAAGCAAATAGGTCCAATGGGTTGGGTTCAAATGTTGCTGGCACATCAGTCAAAATTGATGAAACATACGCTTAGGCACTTCTGTTCCCTGTGCTTCCATAAATAACACTAAGTCTACGAGGACCCCCAAGTTACAAATTTGGACTTTCAGAATGAGTTTAAATATCTCCAGATCCAGTTGAATACCTCTTTTCAAAACAATAGACTCTCACAGAATCTCAATCCTGTCTTAATCTTTAGTTTATCTGCTGTGCTCCCCCCCAAAACTGCTTTCAGACACCTGTTCAAATGTTCCACaatccagccatgcaaaaaaACAGTGATTTCTTACAAGTATATCTCACCATCCAGCAAAGACAGAGGTATCATTTCAAGCAGGCAATGGCACTAGAATGTAGGGCTGTGGCCTGGCAGATAAGACCTCAAGGGTTACGCTTGGCCCTGGGGTCTCAAGTTCCAGACTCCACTATAGAAGTGAGGCAATGAATAGGGCACTCTTTTCTAATCCACTGTGACAAGAAAAGGCAATTTGGAAGGCATATGTGAAACACTCACTTGGCCTGATGGATATTTCATGAGCATCCCTTTGAACTGGCCTTCAGAACAGAAATTTAGTAAAACTCTTATTATTAAGGACCACCCTGGGATTGATTGCCTTTTCTAAAAAATGAAATAGATGTACACTATTGACTAGattgtatttgctggattgatgaCATTATGTCACTATATATTGGCTGATATTTTCCTATTTTGAATAAATTCTGCCTAATCTGAGTTAACACATGAAACTGTAttataataaattcttctttaaGAAGCAGAACTTGTTTGTAAAACTCAGGGTGTGGGCAATGTTTCCCTGATTCAGTTATTAGAATCAACATTGCCTCTTTCCAAAATTTGAATAATAGTCTCAGTTGTATTGCCTCATGGATGGTTTTCCAATCATTTCTTGAAGCAAACTACAATATTATTCAATGTTTGTTCAGGAGCTTTATTGTTGTACAGAATATTCATTCTTGTTTTTAATTCCTTTGCTGTATTTTTTCCATCCAGAAGAAACGATACAAGGAAGTTTTATGGTTTTTACCATATGGTTACAAAATTATGGGGAATTCACACACTATTGTCTATGAAGTAGTATCTCTTGAAATCATGGCTAAGCAGCTACTTCAACTGGTTCCGTATATTTGAAAATAAATGTGGTGAAATCACCATGTGCATTCTGTTCTTTACTATCTCAAAGTAAACCAGTGAATGGGTTCTTAAGGTgactttttcctctttttttttaaagcatgtttgcTTATTTTCTTATGGCTGCCAGCCCAATCGGTTTACGCGGCCTTGTGTTCCGAATAAAGGTAAGACTTTACCAACCTCTTACTCTCCTTTCTTCTTTGCACCTCTAAGGACCACCACACACATTATGTACACAGAAAAGGGGGCCTGGGGGACCAGATCTCTTATCTGAGAAAGTGTGTATGCATTCAGTGGCTTTTAAGCACTTTCTTTTGGGGATAAAGCCTTATAGCTCCCAGAAAGCCCACACCTAAATGTGGTACAGGTCCTCCAAAGTAGCATAAGGCACTGCTAATGAAAAAAAGTAAGGCAGCCCACTCCCGTGCATGTAAGAGCTTGGTGATTCAATCACTTCAGTTAGTTGATGACTGAATAATCCTTTAGGTGATTTAACTGATGAAATCTGAGGAGCATACATGCTTGCTTTTCCAGGGTCTTTTTaattttcctatacagtggtacctcgggttaagtactaaattcgttctggaggtccgttcttaacctgaaactgttcttaacctgaagcaccactttagctaatggggcctcctgctgccgtcgcgccgccggagcacgatttctgttctcatcctgaagcaaagttcttaacccgaggtactatttctgggttagcagagtctgtaacctgaagcgtatgtaacctgaagcgtatgtaacctgaggtaccactgtacagtggttacgaacttaatttattccggaggtccgttcttaacctgaaaccgttcttaacctgaagtaccactttagctaatggggcctcctgctgccaccacgccgccagcacatgatttctgttctcatcctggggcaaagttcttaacccgaggtactgcttccgagttagtggaatctgtaacacgaagtgtttgtaacttgaggtgtttataacccaaggtaccactgtattaagcttGTGGGCCCTTGATATTTTAGCCCCCACAATATTAAATGCCAGGGAAAGCTACAGATtcaagaaacaacaaaaaaaattataatgctGAAACAAGTGTTTTTAATCTTTAACATTTAACCCATTGTTTGTTAAAACAAGGCTTTATTCTAGTTATTCAGCATAAACACATGCAGTAGATCTAATTGCATGATAAAAATGTTATCAGACAAGCCTATAGCCTCCCTCCAGCCCACCTAGTTGGGTTACATTTATAATATAGTAAACATTATTTTGAGAGTTCTGCAAGCCTCTATTTCAGAGTGTTTATTTGACCTTAAAATGTATGTATACTTATGAATGTGAAAATCATTatcatatataaataaaattaaataaattcattTCAAATTAAATTCCTACAATACTAATACTTAAATGGAAGACTCTGGGCTGAACTAAGCATTTGCATGTGAAGCATGTAATTAAATCtaacagctgttttaaaataaaatattttggaatGGGGCAATATAAAGAAAAAAGGGAGACGCTGAACCCTTCCTACTACTTCTCTGCCCTAAATAAAAACTGGAATCTGAACTCTCTATGGGGTAGAGGCAGGGATTTGAGGTAGGAAAGCAGCAGAACTGGTAAGAGTTAAGCACCTCTCCCCATGTCTGCTCTAAATTGTTCCATCCcaagcttttttttcttaaaaactgGACACTATAACCATGGTTTAATTACATGCACCTGCCGATAGAACTATCACAGTTTATGTTGTTGGTtagctttattcatttatttatttcatttatattccacctttcattCAAGTAGTTGATGGTGCAGTACATGGTTTCCCCTCTCTCCATTTTAGCCCCTCAACAGCCCtatgaggtaccgtattttttgctctataagactcacttttccctcctaaaaagtaaggggaaatgtgtgtgcgtcttatggagcgaatgcaggctgctcagctatcccagaagccagaacagcaagagggatcgctgctttcactgcgcagcaatccctcttgctgttctggcttctgggattcagaatattttttccttgttttcctcctccaaaaactaggtgcgtcttatggtctggtgcgtcttatggagtgaaaaatatggtaattagtgtgggaatgttaaggatagtaggaaaggatatattgaataagtattatccttcttcactcacactagtgagtgatgtagcagagcaatttcccctcaatatagctggaagctagtttgcagatttgtttgaatcccttagttaagattatttcctggtgccccctttaatccctcttacaagaataaagacacaatagtctttctgagtaaagtaacaaaaagtttactcacatttcagttcatgatttgatcctgaaaggcaggctttacttaaTAGTCACACAAGAAAGTCTGAGTTTGTCTCATATGGAGATTGAATTCAAGTGCAAAATTACATCAAGATAACAAAATAGCTGccggagagcagcatggcagcaaaagatcaGCAAGCAAGAGAGCAAGAAAGGACTGAGGAAATGGCTGCGTGACTCAGCCAGCGCCATGTCCATcttccaggtcacatgcagggggaggatgctccagatcagtggaacaggaagttacactgactggatgtccccctgcctgtgcccactctagggaaataaggaatgttgcacttaactgtaccaatggattacatcccacaattaGATACTGGAATATCTATTCTGCTGTTTCTATAGAATCTTTCACAGTACAAAgttagacagtggtacctctggttacagacaggatccattctggaggcctggCCATATCCCGAAAAGTCCGTAACCAGAGGCGCCCTTCTGTACATGCATGCAGCGCCATTCAGTGCTTGTGTGCATGCTCgtgcagcgaaacctggaaatatacacttccgggtttgccgtgttcaCAATCCGAAGTTTACGTATCCGGAGGGATACATAaacagaggtacgactgtattctgtGTCTTTACTCGAGTTCTCAGAGTTAGAAGTTTTGAAGTTACTCCAGGAATCTGAGAGAGTGTTAGCCTTGCAACAGTTACCCTGGGTATGTCTTTTggctgaaaggcagcatataaattaacAGTAACATAACATCCCTGAGAAATAGGATACCTAAGAGTCAGGAGCTTGCCCAGTGTcattatcatagaactgtaaggttgtaaaggaccctgaggataatctagttCAGCCCCTTGATCCTACAACCATGGCGTTATCAGCAcgatgctctaaccagctgaactATCCTTGTTCTAGCAGGGCTTGTAGGTTGAATCATGCTCTAAGTTACTAACTCAGTTGCTCTGGAAAAAACCCAAAAGTAGAACTTTTGGCAAAAATAGTACTAATGTGGCAAAATTATTTTACTCGCCCTTAAAAGTGTACTGTTTTGTTGTTACTTTCCTCAAGCTAAAGTATAGGACTTGCAGTTAATTGTAGGAGCTATATGAAGCTTaaaatcttattttcttttttcatttactCTAGCTATTCTAAAACAACTGCTAAGATGATACACCAAGTATACTAGAATACCAAAGATGCTTAAGCTCTCGTGAATCTTCATACCTCTTTGGAAAAGTGACTTGTGTAATGACAAATTCTGCTGTGGCAGCACCTTGTGGAATTCTATATGAACAAACTGCTGCATTCCCCAACAGCCTCTAAGGATGGAACTAAATGTTAAAAGAAATCCAGGTTATCTCTGAAAATGCCACATCTGTTCTGACTTTTATTCTTTCTTCTCCTTAATGTCTAGTCATTGCAACTTACCCCATGCAATCATGTCATTACACCGTGTATATGCTCAACTGCACTGTCACTGTCTTCTGCTGTTAGAGAAATGTAtagcataaagatgttgaacacaTCATTAAATTCTGTAGAGCAGAAGAAACCCAAACCAGGGCTGTATCCACTTTGAGACTGCTTCACTGTCAGTCTCCGTTGTCATGAAAAGGGGTTACCTTGAATTAATTAAAAACATCTTACAATCCAATATATCAAAATACAGTAGTAATCCTTCTGTTGTAAACAGCAGAATGTCATTACTATCCATGATGGTTTTCCAGAACAACACTCTGCTGCTTTTTTCAAAATCTCTTTGGATTTTAGAAGTTCACAAAAGCCATTCTCGGGTAAGACTTCATGTTTGAGATGCACTTGGTTTATACTGACCACTGCTTTAAATATGAATTGTATAAATTGATGAAGATAATTTTGTACTTTTGTGAATCAAATATTTTAGATTGTAGGAAATATCATGCATATGTATCAATGTGATATGTTAAATCTCTGCTTTATAAATGGTGTGTAGATAGTGTGTGTCCCTGTACCTTTTTAGGCAGTTACTAGTCCTTGACTAAAATGATACTGTGTGAGAATCGTGCAACAGTAGTCTGCACCACAAATGAAATCCTAATATACTAACATAAGTTTTCAGCCATATGCAAAACAACAATACATACCACAGATCACCAGTAAATCCTCAGCTTCAACAA
The Podarcis raffonei isolate rPodRaf1 chromosome 6, rPodRaf1.pri, whole genome shotgun sequence DNA segment above includes these coding regions:
- the LOC128416147 gene encoding C4b-binding protein alpha chain-like isoform X5, giving the protein MDGDTKRVWKEKPPNCKVVKCKDPVVEHGLILSGFGHSYTYGNTIIFECKTGYFLMGNYLIKCGANSSWYPALPSCKEIDPGLCGAPLIPSGTVRPLRHQYRIGTSVVVTCNKQYSFPDETMEMNVACQGYNSWYPPVQACFFRTSPDIYYLSIRNARIIRGKKTSYEPGDTVTIRCSAGYTLAGPSEIRYIGGKQWSPKLPSCYLSFVFVLLIAACLLIFLWLPAQSVYAALCSE
- the LOC128416147 gene encoding zona pellucida sperm-binding protein 3 receptor-like isoform X4, translated to MMKTTKGFFCTAPPNISNGSHNGTGARFYALGTVITYTCNANFSLIGAHSISCGMDGDTKRVWKEKPPNCKVVKCKDPVVEHGLILSGFGHSYTYGNTIIFECKTGYFLMGNYLIKCGANSSWYPALPSCKEIDPGLCGAPLIPSGTVRPLRHQYRIGTSVVVTCNKQYSFPDETMEMNVACQGYNSWYPPVQACFFRTSPDIYYLSIRNARIIRGKKTSYEPGDTVTIRCSAGYTLAGPSEIRYIGGKQWSPKLPSCYLSFVFVLLIAACLLIFLWLPAQSVYAALCSE